From the genome of Constrictibacter sp. MBR-5:
CGGGCCACGGCCTCGCTGCCGGGATGTTCGCGCCGCACCCGCTCAGCCTTCTCGTAGATACCACCCTCGCCAGCGAACAGCGTCTCAAAGGCCGCGCGCAGGGCATCTATCTCGCTACGTACGAACCCGTGCCGGCGCAGCCCGACGATGTTCAGCCCGTCGATCCGCGCACGATTGCCGGAGACGAGGGCGAACGGCGGCACGTCGTGCTCGACCCCAGCCATGCCGCCGACCATCGCATGCCCCCCGATGCGCACATGCTGGTGCACGCCCGTCAGCCCCCCGAGGATGGCATGGTCGTCGATGGTCACGTGCCCGGCCAGGGTTGCGTTGTTTGCCAGCACGACGCGGTTGCCGATCCGGCAGTCGTGCGCCACGTGCGATCCGACCATGAACAGGCAGTCGTTGCCGACGATCGTCTCCATGCCGCCGCCGGCCGTGCCCGGATTCATGGTGACGTGTTCGCGCACGACCGTGCGCTCTCCGATAACCAGCGTCGAGGGTTCGCCGGCATATTTCAGGTCCTGCGGTGGTCCGCCGACCGATGCGAAGGGATGGATCACGCTGTCGCGGCCGATCCGGGTCCGGCCGGCAACGACGACGTGGGACAGCAGGGTCACACCCGCGTCGAGTTCGACCTCCCGCCCCACGACGCACCAGGGACCGACCGATACCCCCTCCGCGAGACTGGCGCCGTCCTCGATGATCGCGGTGTGGTGGATGCCGGCCATGCGCCGCCCGGACTACTGGTCGAGGATCATCGCGCTGTATTCCGCCTCGGCCACCGTCACCCCGTCGACCTTGGCGCGGCCCTGGAACTTCCAGACGTTGGAGCGGGCCCGCAGCTTCTCGACATGGATATGGACCTGATCGCCAGGGAAGACCGGCTTGCGGAAGCGCGCATTGTCGACGGTCATGAAATAGACGAGCTTGCCCTCGGACTCTGGTCCCAGGGTCTCGACCACCAGAACCGCCGAAGTCTGGGCCATCGCTTCGATGATCAGCACGCCGGGCATCACCGGCCGCTTCGGGAAGTGGCCCTGAAAGTGGCCCTCGTTTATCGAGACGTTCTTGATGCCGACGGCACTCTGACCGGCGATCACATCGACCACCCGGTCGATCATCAGGAACGGATAGCGATGCGGTATCATCTCCAGGATGCGCGAGATATCGATCGTCTTGCCGGTTCCGGCTTGGTTCTCGCTCGCCTGCACGTCTCGCTCCCTGGCAAACCGTTCGCTGCCTGCAGCGGCATCAGCCCCGCGGCAGTTCGACTTTCACCGTCGAAAGCTTCGCGTCAAGCTGCCGCAGCACCTCATCCGTGAATTCCATACGCTTATCCGCCCATACCAGGTCGGATTTCTGGATCACAACGTTGGCACCGTACTTCTGTGCGGTCGCCTGCACCAGTTCGATCAGCGTCGTCCGGACGATCTGGATCGCATTGCGCAGCGCCTGATCGAGCTGCGTTCGACGCGTGCGTGCCGTCACCTGCAGCGCGGCAGCCCGCTCCTGGAGGTCACGCCTTGCCTGATCGAAGGCCTCAGCCGTCTGCAGTTTCCGCTGCTCGGCCATTGCCTGATCGGCGCGGCGCAGTTCATCCTCTTCCTTCTTGATCTCATTTTGGAAGTTGGTGCGCACACGTTCGATCTGGTCCCGGATCGACTGCATCGACTTGGCTTCGCTCATGATCCGGTTCGTGTCGATCACCATGACCGTGGGCGTGGGAATGGCGTTCGCCTGAGCCGACGCCGGCACGGCCCAGACGGCCGCCATCAGCGCGGCGACCATCGGGAGGGCGAACCGGATCATCAGAACCTCGTGCCGAAGCTGAACAGGAAGCGGTCGACCTCGTCGAAGTCCTCCTTGAGGATCGGCTCCGCGAAGTCGAGCCGGATCGGGCCGAAGGGCGACCGCCAGGTCAGGCCGACGCCGACGGAGGCCCTCAGCGACTCGCTCTCCTGAATGAGCGAGTCGTTGTCGTCGATTCCGCCGAGCGTGCCCACATCCGTGAAGACCCGCCCCCTGAGGCCGAGTTCCTGGGGCAGACCGAGGGGGAACGTCACCTCTGCGGAGGCGGTGGTGTAGCGGTTGCCGCCGAGCGCGTCGTCGGTAAGGCTGTCGCGGGGACCGATGCCGCTGACCGCGAAGCCGCGCAGCGACTCGCCGCCTTTGAAGAAGCGGTCATTCAGCCCGACATCCTCTCCGAGGCCGACGACGTAGCCCGCCTTGCCGCCCAGACCCAGAACGACCTCGTCGAGCAGGGAATAGTACCAGGACGCGCCGACCTCGGTCCGGAGATAGTGCACCGAACCGCCGAGGCCCGCGATCTCGTTGCTGAGGCTGAGGGTATATCCCTCCGTCGGTTCGAAGCGGTTGTCGCGCGTATCGTAGATCAGATCCTGGCCGATCGACGAGGTGTAGCTGACGCCCTCCTCCTTGCGGATGAAGCGCGAGGCGTCGCTCTCCGGGTCGATGTCGTCTCGCCGGAACGTGTACTTCCAGCGCTGCGACAGGGGCTCGGTGATGCGGTAGCCCATCCGCAGGCTGACGCCCGCCGTGTCGAGATCGAACGAGCTCTCGTCGGTGTTGTCCCGGATGATCCGGAACACATCCACGCCGGCCAGCAGGGGCCGGTCGAGGAAGTAGGGCTCGGTGAAGCTGAGGTCGATCTGCTGCTGTTCCTGGGAGACCTGGAAACCGAGGCGCAGGTCCTGGCCTCGGCCGAGGAGATTGCGCTCACGCAGCGCGATGTCAGCGAGCGCGCCCTGGGTCGAGGAGAAGCCCGCACCAAGCGAGATCTCGCCGGTCGACCGCTCGGTGATGTTGACCTTTACGGTCGTGCGATCGGGCTGGCTGCTCGGCACGTTGGTCACGTCGACCTTCTCGAAGAACCCGAGATTCGCGATCCGCTGCCGCGAAAGCCGCATCTTCTGCGTGTTGAACGCGTCTCCCTCGAGAAGGCGGAATTCCCGTCGGATCACCTTGTCGAGGGTGCGGACGTTGCCCTCGATCTCGATGCGGTCGACATAGACGCGCGGCCCTTCGCCGATTTCGAAGACGACGTCGATCAGCCGCTCGTCCCGCCGCCGCTGAACCCGCGGCCGGACGTCGACGAAGGCGTAGCCGAACTTCCCGATCTCCTGGTTCAGCTTCTCGACGGTCTGCTCGACCTGCGTCGCGTTGTACCAGCTGCCCTCCTTGATCGTGACGAGCGGCCTCACCTTCTCTGCACTCAGGTCGGGCAGCCGGCTGGTGACGTCGAGATCGCCGAAACGGTAGCGCTCGCCCTCCTCGATCGTGAAGGTGATCACGAAGGCGCTGCGATCGGGGGTCAGTTCGGCGACGGCCGACACGACGCGGAAGTCGGCATAGCCCTCGGAGAGGTAGAATTTCCGAAGCAGCTCACGGTCGAAGGCCAGGCGATCGGGGTCATAGACGTCGTCGGACGTCAGGAACTTCCACCACCGGCTTTCCTCGGTGCGGATCACCGACCGGAGATCGCCATTGTCGAACTTCTGGTTGCCGACGAAGTTGATGCGCTCGACCGTTGTCCGGTCACCCTCCTCGATCTCGAACACGAGGTCGACCCGGTTCTGCTCGAGCTGGATGATCTTCGGCTCGACGCGCGCAGCGAAACGGCCGCTGCGTCGGTACAGCTCGAGGATTCGCTTCACGTCGTTCTGCACCCGCGTGCGGGTGTAGACGATGCGCGCGCGGGACTGCACCTCGCTGCTCAGTGCCTCGTCTTCGATCTTGCTGTTGCCTTCGAACGCCACCCGGTTGATCACCGGATTCTCGGTGACCCGCACGACCAGCACGTCACCCTCGGAGTTCAGCGCCACATCCGCAAAGTATCCGGTGGCGAACAGCGCCTTCAGCGAGTCGTCGAGCTGCGCCGGGCTCAGCCGGTCGCCTTCGCGAATCGTGAGGTAGGAGCGCACGGTCTGCGG
Proteins encoded in this window:
- the lpxA gene encoding acyl-ACP--UDP-N-acetylglucosamine O-acyltransferase, translated to MAGIHHTAIIEDGASLAEGVSVGPWCVVGREVELDAGVTLLSHVVVAGRTRIGRDSVIHPFASVGGPPQDLKYAGEPSTLVIGERTVVREHVTMNPGTAGGGMETIVGNDCLFMVGSHVAHDCRIGNRVVLANNATLAGHVTIDDHAILGGLTGVHQHVRIGGHAMVGGMAGVEHDVPPFALVSGNRARIDGLNIVGLRRHGFVRSEIDALRAAFETLFAGEGGIYEKAERVRREHPGSEAVARLLAFVRIEAARPLCRLARADAS
- the fabZ gene encoding 3-hydroxyacyl-ACP dehydratase FabZ; translation: MQASENQAGTGKTIDISRILEMIPHRYPFLMIDRVVDVIAGQSAVGIKNVSINEGHFQGHFPKRPVMPGVLIIEAMAQTSAVLVVETLGPESEGKLVYFMTVDNARFRKPVFPGDQVHIHVEKLRARSNVWKFQGRAKVDGVTVAEAEYSAMILDQ
- a CDS encoding OmpH family outer membrane protein — translated: MIRFALPMVAALMAAVWAVPASAQANAIPTPTVMVIDTNRIMSEAKSMQSIRDQIERVRTNFQNEIKKEEDELRRADQAMAEQRKLQTAEAFDQARRDLQERAAALQVTARTRRTQLDQALRNAIQIVRTTLIELVQATAQKYGANVVIQKSDLVWADKRMEFTDEVLRQLDAKLSTVKVELPRG
- the bamA gene encoding outer membrane protein assembly factor BamA, which translates into the protein MRSIRIEGTQRVDPQTVRSYLTIREGDRLSPAQLDDSLKALFATGYFADVALNSEGDVLVVRVTENPVINRVAFEGNSKIEDEALSSEVQSRARIVYTRTRVQNDVKRILELYRRSGRFAARVEPKIIQLEQNRVDLVFEIEEGDRTTVERINFVGNQKFDNGDLRSVIRTEESRWWKFLTSDDVYDPDRLAFDRELLRKFYLSEGYADFRVVSAVAELTPDRSAFVITFTIEEGERYRFGDLDVTSRLPDLSAEKVRPLVTIKEGSWYNATQVEQTVEKLNQEIGKFGYAFVDVRPRVQRRRDERLIDVVFEIGEGPRVYVDRIEIEGNVRTLDKVIRREFRLLEGDAFNTQKMRLSRQRIANLGFFEKVDVTNVPSSQPDRTTVKVNITERSTGEISLGAGFSSTQGALADIALRERNLLGRGQDLRLGFQVSQEQQQIDLSFTEPYFLDRPLLAGVDVFRIIRDNTDESSFDLDTAGVSLRMGYRITEPLSQRWKYTFRRDDIDPESDASRFIRKEEGVSYTSSIGQDLIYDTRDNRFEPTEGYTLSLSNEIAGLGGSVHYLRTEVGASWYYSLLDEVVLGLGGKAGYVVGLGEDVGLNDRFFKGGESLRGFAVSGIGPRDSLTDDALGGNRYTTASAEVTFPLGLPQELGLRGRVFTDVGTLGGIDDNDSLIQESESLRASVGVGLTWRSPFGPIRLDFAEPILKEDFDEVDRFLFSFGTRF